In Mytilus edulis chromosome 7, xbMytEdul2.2, whole genome shotgun sequence, a single genomic region encodes these proteins:
- the LOC139483198 gene encoding uncharacterized protein: MFVANPYKFTKATLDVTKAGSVTSTKEEVEKHLSETHSDERQWEHLGNCDRIENVPEPEIPMNTKEPSWKEVSDVVKKARSASSPGPNGILYKVYKKCPKILKHLWRLLKVVWSKG; this comes from the coding sequence ATGTTTGTTGCCAACCCCTACAAGTTTACCAAAGCAACACTGGACGTAACAAAGGCAGGTTCAGTAACAAGCACGAAAGAGGAAGTGGAAAAACATCTATCCGAGACACACAGCGACGAAAGGCAGTGGGAACATCTAGGTAACTGCGATAGGATAGAAAATGTACCAGAACCAGAAATACCAATGAACACTAAGGAACCATCATGGAAAGAAGTGTCAGATGTAGTGAAGAAAGCCAGGTCTGCATCATCACCAGGACCAAATGGCATCCTGTACAAGGTATATAAGAAGTGCCCAAAAATTTTGAAACACCTGTGGAGGCTACTGAAAGTAGTTTGGAGCAAAGGGTAG
- the LOC139483199 gene encoding uncharacterized protein, whose translation MLNQAKDWQLEVDLGKKMQFPDIVPTNLRPDMVLWSTSSKKVVIIELTVPWEERCGEANERKRAKYDGLLAECRDRGCQTWNFPVEVGCRGFPAQSVWRMFSAVGVTGQNRRAAIKKLGQATEKASCWIWMKRDSSSWKPTTNAQ comes from the coding sequence ATGCTTAATCAGGCGAAGGATTGGCAATTAGAAGTTGATCTAGGAAAGAAGATGCAATTTCCTGATATTGTACCAACTAACCTAAGACCAGACATGGTACTTTGGTCTACAAGCAGTAAAAAGGTAGTAATCATAGAGTTGACAGTTCCCTGGGAGGAGAGATGTGGCGAAGCAAATGAAAGAAAGAGGGCAAAATATGATGGACTGTTGGCAGAGTGCAGAGATAGAGGATGCCAGACATGGAACTTTCCTGTTGAGGTTGGCTGCAGAGGCTTCCCTGCACAGTCAGTGTGGAGAATGTTTTCTGCAGTTGGAGTGACTGGCCAGAATAGAAGAGCAGCAATCAAGAAACTGGGCCAAGCAACAGAGAAAGCATCTTGCTGGATATGGATGAAGAGAGATAGTAG